A portion of the Pangasianodon hypophthalmus isolate fPanHyp1 chromosome 20, fPanHyp1.pri, whole genome shotgun sequence genome contains these proteins:
- the gpr37l1a gene encoding G-protein coupled receptor 37-like 1, whose amino-acid sequence MLQCVYLLVLCAGLMETRRMNNTWSPTEAPSHDLLALSPTGLLSASSALTHGGSVTGESAVTPPDGQRRRSARGSKDGRSKQRAELHEHRRPRPFDPDSYFTTPRVFNGSLLVHNPLYPVTGESYGAYAVMLLALVVFAVGVVANLAVTCAVWHNHYLQSARNCVLASLALWDLAVIFFCLPVVIFHELTKRRLMGDVSCRLVPFIEVTSLGVSTFSLCALSVDRFQTLTSSSSSSSSSSSSSSSKTPESFGSIVSKLSVIWVGSLLLAAPELMIWRLDTELSRVSRLPVDSCVRLPPSSPHFSESVYSLVMTYHESRMWWIFGCFFCLPLLFSFSCHLLTSQISDSTVHASSSCHASSSSSSSKKLVTLLAIVYGVFCLPEHAWNIGLTYAGVQVGGATLALLALIGQFLMFVRASATPILILSLCRSLGQSFVDCCCCCCEECLPNKPSSPSLASSSVSSSSSVLEKEKKLQVDFEKKMKENSAEMAIGTPC is encoded by the exons atgctgcagtgtgtgtatctgctgGTGCTGTGCGCAGGACTGATGGAGACGCGCCGGATGAACAACACG TGGAGCCCCACGGAGGCGCCGTCACATGACCTCCTCGCTCTCTCCCCCACTGGACTCCTCAGCGCTAGCTCAGCGCTAACACACGGCGGCAGCGTGACGGGCGAGTCGGCGGTCACGCCCCCGGACGGCCAGCGCAGGAGATCGGCCCGCGGCTCTAAAGACGGGAGATCAAAGCAGAGGGCGGAGCTTCACGAGCACCGACGCCCGCGGCCCTTTGACCCGGACAGTTATTTCACCACGCCGAGGGTTTTTAACGGCTCTCTGCTGGTGCACAACCCGCTGTACCCGGTGACGGGCGAGTCGTACGGCGCGTACGCCGTGATGCTGTTGGCGCTGGTGGTGTTCGCGGTGGGCGTGGTCGCTAACCTGGCCGTCACGTGCGCCGTGTGGCACAACCACTACCTGCAGAGCGCTCGCAACTGCGTCCTGGCGAGTCTGGCGCTCTGGGACCTCGCCGTGATCTTCTTCTGCCTGCCGGTCGTCATCTTCCACGAGCTCACCAAGAGACGACTGATGGGAGACGTGTCCTGCCGCCTCGTCCCGTTTATAGAG gtGACGTCTCTGGGCGTGAGCACCTTCAGTCTCTGTGCTCTGAGTGTCGATCGCTTCCAGACATTAACgagctcctcctcctcatcctcctcctcctcctcctcttcctcctctaaGACCCCCGAGTCGTTCGGCTCCATCGTGTCGAAGCTGTCAGTGATCTGGGTGGGCTCTCTGCTCCTCGCCGCCCCCGAGCTCATGATCTGGCGTTTGGACACGGAGCTGTCTCGCGTCTCGCGTCTCCCCGTGGACTCGTGCGTCCGTCTGCCTCCTTCATCGCCTCATTTCTCCGAGTCTGTCTATTCCCTCGTCATGACGTACCACGAGTCGCGCATGTGGTGGATCTTCGGCTGCTTTTTCTGCCTGCCTTTGCTCTTCTCGTTCTCATGTCATCTTCTGACGAGCCAGATCTCCGACAGCACCGTCCACGCGTCCTCTTCCTGTCACGCTTCCTCGTCTTCCTCCTCGTCCAAGAAGCTCGTCACGTTGCTAGCGATCGTTTACGGAGTGTTCTGCCTCCCCGAACACGCCTGGAACATCGGGCTCACCTACGCCGGAGTGCAAGTGGGCGGGGCCACGCTGGCGCTGCtggctctgattggtcagttccTGATGTTCGTCAGGGCCTCGGCCACGCCCATTTTGATCCTCAGCTTGTGTCGATCGTTGGGGCAGAGCTTCGTGgactgctgctgttgctgctgtgaAGAATGTCTGCCCAACAAACCTTCATCACCATCGCTGGCGTCGTCGTCTGTGTCATCCTCGTCGTCAGTtctggagaaagagaagaagttGCAGGTCGACTTtgagaagaaaatgaaagagaattCGGCGGAGATGGCTATAGGAACTCCATGCTGA